One Polynucleobacter sp. MG-5-Ahmo-C2 genomic window carries:
- a CDS encoding PaaI family thioesterase, with protein sequence MNKQVQTNPQTQLANLGEELNVPFLKLLGVRCLSAEMGKGEILLALKPEHTNTWAVAHGGVLLTLMDVAMAVAARSGDPADRSVVTIELKNNFMQAANGILRVKADTVRSTATMAFCEAKLYNDQGEICCMATGTFKYLKRLATRNADGSRVVNDDLRGEIND encoded by the coding sequence ATGAACAAACAAGTCCAAACCAACCCACAAACCCAGCTTGCCAATTTAGGCGAGGAATTAAATGTCCCATTTTTAAAATTGCTAGGGGTTCGGTGCCTCAGCGCTGAAATGGGCAAAGGCGAGATTCTCCTCGCCCTAAAGCCCGAACATACCAATACCTGGGCGGTTGCTCATGGTGGCGTTCTTCTAACGCTCATGGATGTTGCCATGGCTGTGGCAGCCAGATCAGGTGATCCAGCTGATCGCAGTGTCGTCACGATTGAATTGAAAAATAATTTTATGCAGGCTGCTAACGGAATACTGCGTGTTAAGGCTGATACCGTGCGTAGTACAGCGACGATGGCTTTCTGTGAGGCAAAGCTTTATAACGATCAGGGTGAAATTTGTTGCATGGCTACGGGGACATTTAAATACCTAAAGCGCCTAGCCACTCGCAATGCTGATGGGAGT
- a CDS encoding YdiU family protein → MAFTLSGDDAIQTLQPSPIPEPYWVAFSASAAKLVNIALKDDGYPQDDAWLDALAGNALETQSLKFSNPIATVYSGHQFGVWAGQLGDGRAILLGDINGQELQLKGAGKTRYSRMGDGRAVLRSSIREFLCSEAMHALGIPTSRALAVVGSDLPVRRETMETAAVCARLAPSFIRIGHFEHFASTQNIVQLKELADLLIDQHYPDCRDSKNPYLNLFQKICERNAKLVARWQAVGFCHGVLNSDNISVLGLTIDYGPFGFLDQFQVDHICNHSDQGGRYAYHRQPQIMHWNMACLASAFIPLLELAHSEAESQELLSNALSEFPVIYGQSWQALFRQKLGLESTRDNDIELIERLLKAMHDSRVDFTNLFRKLANINTNAPVSEIKLRHDFIDRDSIDQWFNDYIARLKVESTVDADRKSKMNGINPKYLLRNHLAQVAIEKAQQKDFSEVARLLQILENPFDEQEEYEEYAVPPSPDLAAIEVSCSS, encoded by the coding sequence ATGGCCTTTACTTTAAGCGGCGATGACGCCATTCAAACTCTACAACCAAGTCCAATACCAGAGCCTTACTGGGTGGCTTTTTCCGCCTCAGCGGCAAAATTAGTCAATATAGCGCTGAAGGATGATGGTTACCCACAAGATGATGCGTGGCTAGACGCATTGGCGGGCAATGCATTAGAGACCCAATCTTTGAAGTTTTCTAACCCGATTGCCACTGTTTATAGCGGACATCAATTTGGCGTCTGGGCTGGACAACTTGGTGATGGGCGCGCCATTCTTTTGGGCGATATCAACGGTCAAGAGTTGCAATTAAAGGGGGCAGGTAAAACGCGTTATTCCCGCATGGGCGACGGCAGAGCCGTCCTTCGCTCCTCCATTCGAGAATTTCTATGTAGTGAAGCGATGCACGCCTTGGGCATCCCAACAAGTAGAGCCCTTGCGGTAGTCGGATCCGACTTACCGGTACGACGGGAAACGATGGAAACAGCTGCAGTGTGCGCCCGTTTGGCGCCAAGCTTTATCCGCATCGGTCATTTTGAACACTTTGCATCAACCCAAAATATTGTTCAATTAAAAGAATTGGCCGATCTTTTGATAGACCAGCACTACCCCGATTGTCGTGACAGCAAAAATCCTTATTTGAACTTGTTCCAAAAAATCTGCGAACGGAACGCTAAGTTGGTTGCCCGGTGGCAAGCTGTCGGCTTTTGTCATGGTGTCCTCAATAGCGACAACATTAGTGTCTTGGGACTCACCATCGACTATGGCCCTTTCGGCTTCTTAGATCAGTTTCAAGTCGACCACATTTGCAATCATAGTGATCAAGGTGGGCGCTATGCCTACCATCGCCAACCTCAAATCATGCATTGGAATATGGCTTGTTTAGCCAGTGCCTTTATTCCGCTACTGGAATTAGCTCATTCTGAAGCGGAGTCCCAGGAGCTTTTGAGCAATGCCCTCAGTGAATTTCCAGTGATCTATGGGCAGTCTTGGCAGGCGTTATTTAGGCAGAAACTGGGTCTGGAGTCGACACGCGATAATGATATCGAGTTGATTGAAAGACTGCTCAAGGCCATGCATGACTCAAGGGTGGATTTTACGAATCTATTTCGAAAGCTTGCTAACATTAATACCAACGCCCCTGTGAGCGAAATCAAATTGCGTCATGACTTCATTGATCGAGACTCGATTGATCAATGGTTTAACGATTACATTGCACGCTTGAAGGTGGAATCGACTGTTGACGCTGATCGTAAATCTAAAATGAATGGTATCAACCCGAAATACCTATTGCGCAATCATCTTGCTCAGGTAGCTATTGAAAAAGCCCAGCAAAAAGATTTTTCTGAAGTGGCTAGGTTGCTGCAAATTTTGGAGAATCCTTTTGATGAGCAAGAGGAATATGAGGAATATGCAGTTCCACCATCCCCAGATTTAGCAGCCATTGAAGTGAGCTGCTCTTCTTAA
- the msrB gene encoding peptide-methionine (R)-S-oxide reductase MsrB — MKKTDPEYKEMLSDIEYRVTREAATERPFSGKYWDHWDKGRYTCICCATPLFLSETKFDAGCGWPSYNKPEEESAIKEIKDTSHGMIRTEVRCAHCDAHLGHVFEDGPHPTGLRYCINSASLGFEPSANAKQTNES, encoded by the coding sequence ATGAAAAAGACAGATCCAGAATACAAAGAAATGCTTAGCGATATTGAATATCGAGTAACAAGAGAAGCCGCCACCGAAAGACCTTTCTCTGGCAAATATTGGGATCATTGGGATAAAGGTAGATATACCTGTATTTGTTGTGCAACCCCCCTTTTTCTATCTGAAACGAAATTCGATGCTGGCTGTGGATGGCCCAGCTACAACAAACCAGAAGAGGAATCTGCTATTAAGGAAATTAAAGATACCAGCCACGGGATGATTCGTACCGAAGTGCGTTGCGCCCATTGCGATGCCCATCTTGGCCATGTCTTTGAAGACGGACCCCACCCTACCGGTTTACGCTATTGCATTAACTCTGCATCCCTTGGTTTTGAACCAAGCGCTAATGCAAAACAGACAAACGAGTCTTAA
- a CDS encoding septation protein A, whose protein sequence is MKFLFDLFPIILFFIAFKFGDIYTATIVAMVATIGQILWVYYRHRKIDAMQWISLAMILVFGSLTIFLHDKTFIQLKPTALYWLFAAALFISAQFFAKNWIQVLMGKQVTLKAESAHSVWHRLNMAWAAFFFLMGVLNLYIAFEYSEETWVNFKLFGSTGLLVVFVIIQGVWLSRHMEHPSE, encoded by the coding sequence ATGAAATTTTTATTCGACCTATTCCCCATCATTCTGTTCTTTATTGCCTTCAAATTTGGCGATATCTACACCGCAACAATTGTTGCTATGGTTGCGACCATTGGACAAATTTTGTGGGTTTACTATCGCCACCGCAAGATTGATGCCATGCAATGGATCAGCCTGGCAATGATTTTGGTATTTGGCAGTCTGACCATCTTTTTGCATGACAAGACCTTTATTCAGCTAAAGCCAACTGCCCTTTATTGGTTATTTGCGGCGGCCCTATTTATTAGCGCTCAATTCTTTGCAAAAAATTGGATACAGGTCCTCATGGGCAAGCAGGTAACACTCAAGGCAGAAAGTGCACATTCTGTTTGGCACCGCCTGAATATGGCTTGGGCTGCATTCTTCTTTCTGATGGGTGTGCTGAATCTCTATATCGCCTTTGAATATTCTGAAGAAACTTGGGTCAATTTCAAATTATTTGGTAGCACAGGCTTACTAGTAGTCTTTGTCATTATTCAAGGTGTTTGGTTATCTCGCCATATGGAGCATCCATCTGAATGA
- a CDS encoding BolA family transcriptional regulator codes for MSMNKARIALFEQDLHQSFAILHLAIEDESHLHAGHAGAASGGGHFKLTIVAPEFKGLGLLARHRAVYAALNRHIPQEIHALTINALSPEESSN; via the coding sequence ATGAGTATGAATAAGGCACGCATTGCGTTGTTTGAGCAAGATTTACATCAATCCTTTGCAATTCTGCATCTTGCGATTGAAGATGAAAGCCATTTGCATGCTGGGCATGCTGGTGCTGCCAGTGGCGGAGGTCACTTTAAGCTCACGATTGTGGCTCCAGAATTTAAGGGCTTAGGTCTATTGGCAAGACATCGCGCTGTCTACGCTGCCTTAAATCGGCACATACCACAAGAAATTCATGCTTTAACTATTAACGCCTTATCCCCGGAAGAGTCCAGTAACTAG
- a CDS encoding peptidylprolyl isomerase, which translates to MLKFQSLLTISFLASLLSTNAIAQNAVIVNGKSIPKSQLDKLVQKTGRPDSPQVRDQAREMLVTRELILQEADKRGVIQKESVRDQLEQARVGVLVAAVFEDYVEKEGVAESDLKAAYESVKDQYTGKEYHVEHILVEKESDANAIIAQLKAGANFEELAKAKSKDPGSAKNGGDLGWVSDKSLVPEFSKAMVQLKNGQTSDKPVKSQFGYHIIKMVDARDVKVPSFEELKDQLKQMIASDQNWQKTKFTEMMQKLRAKAKIQ; encoded by the coding sequence ATGTTGAAATTCCAGTCCTTACTCACTATCAGCTTTTTAGCAAGCCTACTCTCGACTAATGCGATCGCCCAGAACGCTGTCATTGTGAATGGCAAATCGATTCCAAAATCCCAATTGGACAAATTGGTTCAAAAAACAGGAAGACCTGACAGCCCCCAAGTGCGCGATCAAGCGCGTGAGATGCTAGTAACCCGTGAGTTGATATTGCAAGAGGCTGACAAGCGCGGAGTGATTCAAAAAGAATCAGTACGCGATCAATTGGAGCAAGCTCGTGTTGGTGTTTTAGTAGCGGCTGTTTTTGAGGACTACGTCGAAAAGGAAGGCGTTGCCGAATCAGACCTAAAGGCTGCCTATGAAAGCGTTAAGGATCAATATACCGGCAAGGAATACCACGTGGAGCACATACTGGTTGAGAAAGAATCAGATGCCAATGCGATCATTGCTCAGCTTAAGGCCGGTGCGAATTTTGAAGAATTAGCCAAGGCGAAATCCAAAGATCCCGGATCGGCTAAAAATGGTGGTGATCTTGGCTGGGTCTCTGATAAATCTTTGGTCCCTGAGTTCTCAAAGGCTATGGTTCAGCTCAAAAATGGCCAAACTAGCGATAAGCCCGTGAAATCTCAATTTGGATATCACATCATCAAAATGGTGGATGCTCGTGATGTGAAGGTGCCCAGTTTTGAAGAATTGAAAGATCAACTGAAGCAAATGATTGCATCGGACCAAAACTGGCAAAAAACCAAGTTCACTGAAATGATGCAAAAACTTCGTGCTAAGGCAAAGATTCAATAA
- a CDS encoding MFS transporter codes for MTPSLRWAFGSFFFLYFAYVGLVSPYASLFFLDRGFSVIEISVLMSMLQITRIVGPFSWGWLSDFLSNRIGIIRVCACCAAIVFLSIYFLHSYVSFFIWMFVLHTILSSLMPLGESATVHALFKDNSFDKRYGRLRLWGSLGFIFMVLAAGELFQRKSIELYPIVGTIVLLALALVTFLLHEPKVERRKMVKGELLTILFNPDVRWFLLSGFFMVFAHAALYVFYSLYLADLGYDKFQIGLFWALGVFAEVIFFYLQSKVLSRLDAEVVLQAAFGIGVVRFILIAFLPITSVLIFAQIMHAGTFAAHHSAATKLLQRWFTGPLQARGQALMATVSYGLGGTLGGLCAGWIWEASQPRDVFVMSAFACGLAGMAIQKLRPRSKPSK; via the coding sequence ATGACGCCTTCACTTCGTTGGGCCTTCGGGTCCTTTTTCTTTTTGTATTTTGCTTATGTTGGCTTGGTTTCCCCGTATGCCAGCCTGTTCTTTTTGGATCGAGGATTTAGCGTCATCGAAATATCCGTCTTAATGTCGATGCTCCAAATTACCCGTATTGTTGGTCCATTCTCATGGGGTTGGCTCTCTGATTTTCTGTCAAATCGCATTGGCATTATTCGTGTCTGCGCCTGTTGTGCGGCAATTGTTTTTTTATCTATTTACTTTCTGCATAGCTATGTCAGCTTCTTCATCTGGATGTTTGTACTTCACACCATCCTTAGTAGCCTCATGCCGCTGGGAGAGTCAGCTACTGTTCATGCTCTGTTCAAAGACAATTCTTTCGACAAACGCTACGGACGTTTGCGCTTATGGGGATCTCTAGGTTTCATCTTCATGGTACTGGCGGCTGGCGAACTCTTTCAGCGTAAGTCGATAGAGCTTTATCCTATTGTTGGCACTATTGTGTTGTTAGCCCTAGCCCTAGTGACTTTCCTGTTGCATGAACCCAAAGTGGAACGTCGCAAAATGGTGAAGGGTGAATTACTAACAATACTTTTTAATCCAGATGTCCGCTGGTTTTTGCTATCTGGCTTTTTTATGGTTTTTGCACATGCGGCACTCTATGTTTTTTATTCACTTTATCTAGCTGATCTTGGTTACGATAAATTCCAAATTGGATTGTTCTGGGCCTTAGGAGTATTTGCTGAGGTGATTTTCTTTTACCTCCAAAGTAAAGTGCTCAGTCGTTTAGATGCTGAAGTTGTACTTCAAGCAGCGTTTGGTATTGGGGTAGTGCGCTTTATTCTGATTGCATTTCTTCCCATCACATCGGTACTTATTTTTGCGCAAATAATGCATGCCGGTACTTTTGCAGCCCACCACAGTGCTGCCACTAAATTACTACAACGCTGGTTTACGGGACCCTTGCAAGCTAGAGGTCAGGCTTTGATGGCTACCGTATCTTATGGTCTAGGCGGAACATTGGGCGGGTTGTGCGCGGGCTGGATTTGGGAAGCATCCCAACCGCGTGATGTGTTTGTGATGTCTGCTTTTGCCTGTGGCTTGGCAGGCATGGCAATTCAGAAACTCAGGCCACGCAGCAAGCCAAGCAAATAA
- the aroC gene encoding chorismate synthase yields MSGNTLGLLFTVTTFGESHGPAIGAVVDGCPPGMSLSEADLQLDLDRRKPGTSRHVTQRKEEDKVEILSGVFEGKTTGAPIGLLIRNTDQRSQDYGDILQTFRPGHADYAYHYKYGFRDPRGGGRSSARLTAPVVAAAAIAKKWLHEQYGTEFYGYMSQLGEVEIPLKDLSQVEKNPFFAANAEIIPQLETYMDELRKAGDSCGARIEVRARNVPIGLGEPLFDKLDADIAHAMMGINAVKGVEIGAGFKSVAQRGSAHGDEMYADGFASNNAGGTLGGISSGQDLRVSIAIKPTSSIMSPKQSIDLDGKPITVQTKGRHDPCVGIRATPIAEAMLALVIMDHALRHRAQCSDVQVITKPIPAARPGSQTD; encoded by the coding sequence ATGTCAGGAAACACATTAGGCCTCCTCTTTACCGTTACCACTTTTGGTGAATCTCACGGTCCCGCTATTGGGGCAGTAGTTGATGGCTGCCCTCCGGGCATGAGTTTATCGGAGGCTGATCTCCAGTTAGACCTTGATCGTCGTAAGCCAGGGACCTCACGTCATGTCACCCAACGCAAAGAAGAAGATAAGGTAGAGATACTGTCTGGCGTTTTCGAAGGCAAGACAACGGGTGCGCCTATTGGGCTTTTGATACGCAATACAGATCAACGCAGCCAAGATTACGGGGATATCTTACAAACATTCCGTCCTGGTCATGCTGACTATGCTTATCACTATAAATATGGCTTTCGTGATCCGCGTGGTGGTGGCAGATCTTCTGCACGTTTAACTGCACCCGTTGTTGCGGCGGCAGCTATCGCCAAAAAATGGTTGCATGAACAATATGGCACCGAATTCTATGGCTATATGAGTCAACTGGGCGAAGTTGAAATTCCACTTAAAGATTTATCTCAAGTTGAGAAGAATCCATTTTTCGCTGCCAATGCTGAGATCATTCCTCAGCTTGAAACCTATATGGATGAACTGCGTAAAGCAGGGGACTCCTGCGGAGCACGCATTGAGGTGCGCGCGCGTAATGTGCCGATTGGCTTAGGTGAACCTCTTTTTGATAAATTGGATGCAGATATTGCGCATGCCATGATGGGTATCAATGCCGTCAAGGGTGTTGAAATTGGGGCAGGCTTTAAATCCGTTGCCCAACGTGGGAGTGCCCATGGAGATGAAATGTATGCCGATGGCTTCGCTAGCAATAATGCAGGCGGCACCTTGGGCGGCATTAGTAGTGGCCAAGATTTGCGGGTTTCTATTGCAATTAAGCCCACATCTAGCATCATGAGTCCAAAGCAATCCATTGACTTGGATGGCAAGCCGATCACCGTTCAGACCAAAGGCCGCCATGATCCTTGCGTTGGTATTCGTGCCACGCCAATCGCTGAGGCAATGCTGGCCCTAGTCATCATGGATCATGCATTACGTCATCGCGCTCAGTGTTCTGACGTTCAAGTGATTACCAAACCTATTCCCGCAGCTCGGCCGGGATCGCAAACAGACTGA
- a CDS encoding CBS domain-containing protein: MKVRDILRVKGSTLFTVAPETALQTAVLVMSEHDIGSLVVMEYDKLVGILTFREVIAALAKHHGKIDDLQVRHVMNQKPLTCNMETEIDEVRRMMLVDHARYLPVVDQKMLMGVISFYDVARSVVEAQDFENTMLKAYIRDWPEDTEKAAN, from the coding sequence ATGAAAGTTCGTGACATATTGCGCGTAAAGGGCAGCACATTATTTACTGTGGCTCCCGAGACTGCACTGCAGACTGCTGTATTGGTGATGAGCGAACATGATATTGGCTCCTTGGTAGTGATGGAGTACGACAAGCTTGTGGGTATTTTGACTTTCCGCGAAGTGATTGCCGCTTTAGCAAAACACCATGGAAAAATTGATGATCTTCAAGTGCGCCATGTCATGAATCAAAAGCCCTTGACATGCAATATGGAAACCGAAATAGATGAAGTGCGTCGCATGATGTTAGTTGACCACGCACGTTATTTACCTGTGGTTGACCAAAAAATGCTGATGGGCGTCATCTCTTTTTACGATGTTGCCAGGTCGGTAGTTGAAGCTCAAGACTTTGAAAACACCATGCTAAAGGCATACATTCGAGACTGGCCAGAAGACACAGAAAAGGCTGCTAACTAG
- a CDS encoding YhjD/YihY/BrkB family envelope integrity protein, whose amino-acid sequence MRLIRNPQLWLALGKQLWERNRDLNLNQIAASLAFTTTLSLVPMLTIATILIGYLPSVIQIKNAFRTWLLDTYMPGGLNQQVFIYLDQFSSKARGLTFVGLIGLVITTIMTLAVIEAAFNQIFKVQERRPIFNKVVIYAAATFLGPVLLGLGIYLSGILFSASEGWIKAISFGFRLMAAIAPIFLAIVVYTVVYKALPYSKILWSDAFSGALFAALSFEVMKFGYAIFLSHTAFYKTVYGAFAIFPLGLLWIYMTWWITLAGAVLVANLPDIRSGVIRVIRY is encoded by the coding sequence ATGCGCCTTATTCGTAACCCCCAATTATGGCTTGCTCTGGGTAAACAGCTCTGGGAGCGCAATCGCGACCTTAATCTAAACCAAATTGCCGCTAGTCTGGCATTTACAACCACCTTATCTTTGGTGCCAATGCTCACCATTGCGACCATCTTGATTGGTTATCTTCCAAGCGTCATTCAGATTAAAAATGCATTTAGAACCTGGTTGCTGGATACCTATATGCCCGGTGGCTTAAACCAGCAGGTCTTTATCTACCTAGACCAATTTTCCTCTAAGGCACGGGGATTAACTTTTGTTGGTTTGATTGGTTTGGTTATCACCACCATCATGACTTTGGCTGTGATTGAAGCTGCATTTAATCAAATTTTTAAAGTACAAGAGCGCCGCCCCATTTTTAATAAGGTCGTCATCTACGCTGCGGCTACTTTTTTAGGGCCAGTACTATTAGGCTTGGGTATTTATTTGAGCGGAATATTATTTAGCGCCTCAGAAGGTTGGATTAAGGCAATCTCATTTGGTTTTCGCCTGATGGCTGCAATTGCTCCGATTTTTTTAGCAATTGTTGTTTATACCGTGGTGTACAAAGCCTTGCCATACAGCAAGATACTCTGGTCAGATGCTTTTTCAGGAGCATTGTTCGCCGCCCTCAGTTTTGAAGTGATGAAGTTTGGCTATGCTATTTTCCTAAGTCATACCGCCTTCTATAAGACAGTTTATGGAGCCTTCGCCATCTTCCCATTGGGACTATTGTGGATCTATATGACTTGGTGGATAACGCTTGCTGGAGCAGTATTAGTGGCAAATTTACCCGATATTCGTAGTGGGGTCATTAGGGTTATTCGTTACTAA
- the wrbA gene encoding NAD(P)H:quinone oxidoreductase — MSQPEILVLYYSRYGATKDLARLIAEGIESVPGVSARLRTVPAVSAVCEAIEAPVPNEGAPYVEYSDLEECIGLALGSPTRFGNMAAPMKYFWDGSSSEWLNGALIGKPACVFTSTGSMHGGQESTLLTMMIPLLHHGMMIVGLPYSEPDLMSSNTGGSPYGVTHLAHADGRAPISPEEQRLAKAQGKRLAETALKLMQNK, encoded by the coding sequence ATGAGCCAACCCGAAATTTTAGTTTTGTACTACTCCCGTTATGGTGCAACCAAGGATTTAGCACGCCTGATAGCTGAGGGCATCGAAAGCGTTCCTGGAGTGAGCGCCCGACTGAGGACGGTTCCAGCAGTCTCTGCAGTTTGTGAAGCCATAGAAGCTCCCGTGCCAAATGAAGGCGCACCTTACGTTGAATATTCAGACCTAGAAGAATGTATTGGATTGGCATTAGGCTCCCCCACACGATTTGGTAATATGGCCGCCCCCATGAAATATTTTTGGGATGGCAGCTCCTCCGAATGGCTTAACGGCGCTCTGATTGGCAAACCCGCTTGTGTCTTTACCAGCACAGGCAGCATGCATGGTGGGCAAGAAAGTACCTTACTCACCATGATGATTCCTCTTCTGCATCACGGCATGATGATTGTTGGTTTACCCTACAGTGAGCCTGATTTAATGTCTTCCAATACCGGAGGCAGTCCTTATGGAGTTACTCATCTAGCACACGCAGATGGTAGAGCCCCCATTAGCCCAGAAGAGCAGCGTTTAGCAAAGGCGCAAGGTAAGCGTTTGGCAGAAACCGCACTAAAACTCATGCAGAACAAATAA
- a CDS encoding DUF2069 domain-containing protein, whose translation MLKKLLEKNPYQLLATAAFVDLFILCICWEWFISPLRPGGSWLILKGVPLLFAIPGLWKGKVYTMQWASMLILLYITEGLVRILETGTNFWMAVLETVLATTGFVCLLIYIKPIKQKAKSLAMKKAQAD comes from the coding sequence ATGCTAAAGAAGCTCCTCGAAAAGAATCCCTACCAACTGCTGGCAACTGCAGCCTTTGTGGATTTATTTATTCTGTGTATTTGTTGGGAGTGGTTTATCTCTCCCCTTCGCCCTGGCGGTTCTTGGCTCATATTGAAAGGCGTTCCATTGCTCTTTGCTATTCCTGGCCTATGGAAAGGCAAGGTCTACACCATGCAATGGGCTTCCATGTTAATTCTGCTCTACATCACTGAAGGTTTGGTGCGTATTCTCGAAACGGGTACAAACTTTTGGATGGCTGTTTTAGAGACGGTCTTAGCCACAACCGGCTTTGTTTGTTTGCTGATTTACATAAAACCGATTAAGCAAAAGGCAAAAAGTTTGGCCATGAAAAAAGCGCAGGCTGATTAA
- a CDS encoding FAD-binding oxidoreductase: MQSLLDQFAAALGKQYVLTDQRDKAPYLTDWRKRYTGKALAVLLPKTTDEVSHIVKLCAASNVAIVPQGGHTGFCGGATPDSSGQQIILNLKRMNQIREIDVANQTITLEAGCILQTIQESAAAQDFLFPLSLGAEGSCMIGGNLATNAGGTNVLRYGNTRDLCLGLEVVTAQGEIWNGMKGLRKDNTGYDLRDLFIGSEGTLGIITAAVMKLYPLPISQWTTLVATKDIASTIALLNLFQKRATSLLTGFEMMTQESLALNEKHFPQMANPLPGHPPLTVLIELSDHESEEHVRKLLETVLEEAFSANLINDAIIASNLSQANAFWQMREHITLAQAEEGANLKHDITIPLSLLDTFIQETDALIRASYPGVRIINFGHLGDGNLHYNIAPPPGSDPNSFNLANEKAIHELVYAQVERCQGSISAEHGVGQLKLDGLRAHKGAVAHDLMKTLKRALDPQNILNPHKVVSI; this comes from the coding sequence ATGCAAAGCTTGTTAGATCAATTTGCTGCGGCATTGGGCAAGCAATATGTTCTTACTGATCAGCGGGATAAAGCGCCTTACCTCACCGATTGGCGTAAGCGTTACACCGGCAAGGCCCTAGCAGTTCTTTTGCCGAAAACGACCGATGAAGTCTCTCATATTGTGAAGCTGTGTGCTGCTAGCAATGTTGCGATTGTTCCTCAGGGTGGTCATACTGGATTTTGTGGTGGCGCCACCCCCGACAGCAGCGGTCAGCAAATCATTCTCAACCTCAAGCGGATGAATCAAATTCGGGAGATTGATGTTGCCAACCAAACTATTACCCTTGAAGCAGGTTGCATCTTGCAAACTATTCAGGAAAGCGCTGCAGCGCAAGATTTTCTATTTCCCCTGAGTCTTGGTGCAGAAGGCAGCTGCATGATTGGCGGTAATTTAGCGACCAATGCTGGCGGCACAAATGTTCTACGCTATGGCAATACAAGAGATCTATGTCTCGGGCTTGAGGTTGTTACCGCTCAAGGTGAAATCTGGAATGGCATGAAGGGGTTGCGCAAGGATAATACTGGCTACGATTTGCGCGATCTTTTCATTGGCTCCGAAGGCACGCTAGGAATTATTACTGCTGCCGTCATGAAGCTCTATCCATTGCCGATCTCTCAATGGACAACTCTGGTTGCCACAAAGGATATTGCATCCACCATTGCCCTTCTCAATCTCTTTCAGAAACGAGCCACCTCATTGCTCACCGGTTTCGAAATGATGACCCAAGAATCTCTAGCCTTAAATGAAAAGCACTTCCCGCAAATGGCTAACCCATTACCCGGTCACCCACCCTTGACTGTACTTATTGAACTTTCTGATCATGAGAGTGAGGAGCATGTACGAAAGCTCTTAGAAACAGTTCTAGAGGAAGCCTTTTCAGCGAACCTCATTAACGATGCCATCATCGCCAGTAATTTGAGTCAGGCAAACGCTTTTTGGCAGATGCGCGAGCACATCACTCTGGCGCAAGCTGAAGAAGGTGCCAACCTGAAACACGACATTACTATTCCCCTGTCATTATTAGATACCTTTATTCAGGAAACTGATGCACTCATTAGGGCAAGCTACCCCGGTGTACGGATCATCAATTTTGGCCATTTAGGCGATGGCAATCTTCACTACAACATCGCCCCACCCCCCGGCTCTGACCCTAACTCCTTTAATTTGGCTAATGAGAAAGCCATTCATGAGCTGGTTTACGCACAAGTTGAGCGTTGCCAGGGTTCAATATCGGCGGAACATGGGGTTGGACAGCTCAAACTGGATGGTCTAAGGGCACATAAAGGCGCTGTGGCACACGACCTGATGAAGACCCTGAAAAGGGCTCTAGACCCGCAAAATATCCTGAATCCTCATAAAGTGGTCTCAATTTAG